The following are encoded in a window of Thermoproteota archaeon genomic DNA:
- a CDS encoding ArsR family transcriptional regulator, translated as MTKPNIIQLSEFDITQKIIESLSNVCTRAVLFSVKNQAKDATQIADELKISLSTVYKTVSHLEDLALIDVEKFVISNEGKKIKQYRSRIGKVEITINETEPTLSLYPNTSS; from the coding sequence ATGACCAAACCAAACATAATTCAATTAAGCGAATTTGACATTACGCAAAAAATTATTGAATCTCTAAGCAATGTTTGCACGAGAGCAGTTTTGTTTTCAGTAAAGAATCAAGCAAAAGATGCTACGCAGATAGCCGATGAGCTAAAGATTTCTCTTTCTACAGTTTACAAAACAGTGTCTCACTTAGAAGACCTTGCGTTAATTGATGTTGAAAAGTTTGTAATCTCCAATGAAGGAAAAAAAATTAAACAGTACAGAAGCAGAATAGGCAAAGTTGAAATCACAATAAATGAAACAGAGCCGACGCTGAGTCTTTATCCAAATACATCTAGCTGA
- a CDS encoding ArsR family transcriptional regulator, with protein MAKRLTLPQLKKYDVTQKVLESLADAESRAILFSMIKKGKTAADLSYELKIPLSSVYKKLNDLEELTLVEVVEWMISDKGRKYKVYRSRISKADISIKKPEPNLVLIPNP; from the coding sequence TTGGCAAAAAGACTGACATTACCGCAATTAAAAAAATATGATGTCACACAAAAAGTTCTAGAATCATTAGCAGACGCAGAGTCAAGAGCAATTTTATTTTCCATGATCAAAAAAGGAAAGACTGCTGCTGATTTGTCGTACGAGCTAAAAATTCCATTAAGCTCAGTCTACAAAAAATTAAACGATTTAGAAGAGCTAACACTTGTTGAAGTTGTAGAATGGATGATTTCAGATAAAGGAAGAAAATACAAAGTATATCGTTCAAGAATTAGTAAAGCCGATATCAGTATTAAAAAACCTGAACCAAACTTGGTGTTAATACCAAACCCGTGA